The following are from one region of the Alicyclobacillus fastidiosus genome:
- a CDS encoding sodium:solute symporter family protein, whose amino-acid sequence MHGLFHANGVDYSIIAIYFVFVIGVGFVLKSRVRTGEDFFLSGRSIPGWITGLAFLSANLGALEIMGMTASGAEYGMITTHFYWIGAIPAMLFLGLYMMPFYYVSKVRSVPEYLKLRFNEATRGVNAVSFAVMTVLTSGISLYSMALIFQVLIGWSLTTSILASAVVVLVYVTLGGLTSSIYNEVIQFFLIWAGLLPIPLIGMHNLGGWNGMLSRLPAGFGHLWSNMGSASSNPMGIGWLGVVLGLGFVLSFGYWTTDFLVVQRTLAARNLRAAQNTPIYAAFFKMIVPILVIIPGLIALAVFPKIGHTPGMSYNLALPLLISKYYPPGMMGLGLTAMLASFMSGMAGNVTAFTTVWTYDIYQAYMRKDASDKHYVAMGRWAVLGGIVISIGTAYIAAGFPSVMDYMQTLFSFFNAPLFGTFLLGMFWRRTTAWGGFWGLVCGIASAFALYYLIPAHVFSSPDAGNFWRAWWAWFITVALTVIVSLITKPKTAEELKGIVFGLSNRPNYAGFPWYKRPGYLATIAFVILVALNVVFW is encoded by the coding sequence ATGCACGGGTTGTTTCACGCCAATGGCGTCGATTACAGCATCATCGCCATCTATTTTGTATTTGTCATTGGAGTAGGATTTGTCTTAAAGAGCCGCGTTCGTACAGGCGAAGATTTCTTCCTATCTGGACGCTCCATTCCAGGTTGGATTACGGGTCTAGCCTTCCTATCCGCCAATTTGGGTGCGCTGGAAATCATGGGTATGACGGCGAGTGGCGCAGAATACGGCATGATCACCACTCACTTTTACTGGATTGGCGCCATTCCAGCTATGCTGTTCCTTGGACTGTACATGATGCCTTTCTACTACGTTTCGAAAGTACGCTCCGTCCCTGAGTATCTCAAGCTTCGGTTCAACGAAGCTACCCGCGGTGTCAATGCCGTCTCGTTTGCGGTGATGACCGTTTTGACATCCGGTATCAGCCTCTATTCCATGGCGCTCATCTTCCAAGTCCTCATTGGTTGGTCCCTCACGACAAGTATCCTTGCTTCCGCAGTCGTCGTATTGGTCTATGTAACACTCGGTGGATTAACTTCTTCGATTTACAACGAGGTTATCCAGTTCTTCTTGATTTGGGCCGGTCTGCTGCCGATTCCGTTGATTGGGATGCACAATCTTGGTGGCTGGAACGGGATGTTGTCACGTCTTCCGGCAGGTTTTGGTCACCTGTGGTCGAACATGGGAAGCGCTTCGAGCAACCCCATGGGCATCGGTTGGTTAGGTGTGGTGCTTGGCTTAGGATTCGTTTTGTCGTTCGGGTATTGGACAACCGACTTTCTTGTCGTTCAGCGAACGCTTGCTGCCCGCAACCTTCGCGCAGCGCAAAACACTCCGATTTATGCCGCATTCTTTAAGATGATTGTACCGATTCTCGTCATCATCCCTGGTCTCATCGCACTGGCGGTCTTCCCGAAAATCGGACATACCCCTGGCATGAGTTACAACTTGGCTCTGCCGCTGCTAATTTCCAAATACTATCCACCAGGTATGATGGGACTCGGTTTAACTGCGATGCTTGCAAGCTTTATGAGTGGTATGGCCGGGAACGTCACTGCCTTTACCACCGTTTGGACATACGACATTTACCAGGCGTATATGCGCAAAGATGCCAGTGACAAGCATTATGTTGCAATGGGGCGCTGGGCAGTGTTGGGTGGCATTGTGATCAGTATAGGCACAGCCTACATTGCGGCTGGTTTCCCAAGCGTCATGGATTACATGCAAACGCTCTTCTCCTTCTTTAATGCACCGCTGTTCGGTACCTTCTTGTTAGGCATGTTTTGGCGGAGAACGACTGCCTGGGGCGGATTCTGGGGTCTTGTTTGTGGCATTGCAAGCGCATTCGCACTCTACTACCTCATACCAGCGCACGTATTCTCAAGTCCAGATGCAGGAAACTTCTGGCGTGCATGGTGGGCATGGTTTATCACCGTTGCGCTCACGGTTATCGTGAGCTTAATCACGAAGCCGAAGACTGCCGAAGAACTAAAGGGAATTGTTTTCGGTTTAAGCAATCGACCGAATTATGCAGGCTTTCCTTGGTACAAACGTCCCGGGTACCTTGCAACCATCGCGTTTGTGATTCTGGTTGCTCTGAATGTTGTATTTTGGTAA
- a CDS encoding peptidase G2 autoproteolytic cleavage domain-containing protein produces MSDQQGPIGNQSHAEGDTTAAVGYASHAEGAGTQAIGNMSHAEGDTTTARGNASHAEGGGTQAIGNLSHAEGDTTTARGDASHAEGGGTNATGTLSHAEGDSTRAEGDSSHAEGGGTQALGNLSHAEGDTTTARGDASHAEGGGTNATGTLSHAEGDSTRAEGDSSHAEGGGTRALGNLSHAEGDTTTARGDASHAEGGGTNATGTLSHAEGDSTRAEGDSSHAEGFNTKATGANAHAEGGYTTARGAHAHSEGEGVAVDGRMRRTRAIGRASHAEGQATTAYQDASHAEGFHTMAGQRESGFAAHAEGSRSRALGNFAHSEGFATVAKGVASHSEGRSLKVSNMLLQLEATGRASHAEGAGTQAMGDASHAEGGPAMFGSTVLQVQAHGYASHAEGEGTLSTGDASHAEGAPAKFQNSIVPTEASGRAAHAEGEGTQASGEASHAEGVYTRARGFAAHAQGINTDTGEFAASHVMGEDGTADESHSFFLMKHGIRAKISGNTGTGYFPGGIVMSQSDYAELFESIDGTEIEPGYFVTFASGSDKIRVATSTDDYILGITSARPGILGNSSDFEWKHKYLTDEWERVLYREAVVCEGEIGSPGTTYEPIINPQWDPTRAYIPRSHRPEWVAVGLLGKLLVREDGTCHPGAYCRPNNQGIATASKDGFRILKRTAQKQVLVLVK; encoded by the coding sequence GTGTCTGACCAACAGGGTCCAATTGGTAATCAGTCTCATGCAGAGGGTGACACGACGGCGGCCGTTGGCTATGCATCGCATGCGGAAGGAGCCGGGACACAGGCGATAGGAAATATGTCGCACGCCGAAGGTGACACAACCACCGCACGTGGGAATGCATCGCATGCGGAAGGAGGAGGCACACAGGCGATAGGAAATTTATCGCACGCCGAAGGCGACACAACGACCGCACGTGGGGATGCGTCGCATGCGGAAGGAGGAGGAACGAATGCCACCGGAACCTTGTCGCATGCGGAAGGTGACTCGACACGGGCCGAAGGAGACTCCTCTCACGCAGAAGGAGGAGGTACACAGGCCTTAGGAAATTTGTCGCACGCCGAAGGTGATACAACAACGGCGCGTGGGGATGCGTCGCACGCGGAGGGAGGAGGAACGAATGCCACCGGAACCTTGTCGCATGCGGAAGGTGACTCGACACGGGCCGAAGGAGACTCCTCTCACGCAGAAGGAGGAGGGACACGGGCCTTAGGAAATTTATCGCACGCCGAAGGTGACACAACAACGGCGCGTGGGGATGCGTCGCATGCGGAAGGAGGAGGAACGAATGCCACCGGAACCTTGTCGCATGCGGAAGGTGACTCGACACGGGCCGAAGGAGACTCCTCTCACGCCGAAGGTTTTAACACGAAGGCAACTGGTGCGAACGCCCACGCGGAAGGAGGATATACAACCGCGCGAGGTGCTCACGCGCACTCCGAGGGTGAAGGAGTCGCCGTTGATGGGCGGATGAGGAGGACGCGTGCGATTGGGCGTGCCTCTCATGCTGAGGGACAGGCAACCACCGCATACCAAGATGCGTCACATGCTGAAGGATTTCATACGATGGCCGGGCAAAGAGAGTCTGGCTTTGCTGCTCACGCCGAAGGTAGCCGTTCGAGGGCATTAGGGAATTTTGCTCACAGTGAAGGATTCGCGACAGTGGCAAAGGGTGTCGCATCTCATTCTGAAGGGAGGTCGCTCAAGGTTAGTAACATGCTTCTGCAACTCGAAGCAACTGGGCGTGCATCGCACGCGGAAGGAGCGGGAACCCAGGCAATGGGGGATGCATCCCATGCTGAAGGCGGACCCGCCATGTTTGGATCCACCGTTTTACAGGTCCAGGCTCACGGGTACGCATCGCACGCGGAAGGAGAAGGTACGCTCTCGACAGGGGATGCCTCGCATGCAGAGGGCGCTCCCGCTAAATTTCAAAATTCCATTGTGCCGACGGAAGCCAGTGGGCGCGCAGCGCACGCCGAAGGGGAGGGAACACAGGCCTCAGGAGAGGCTTCTCACGCAGAAGGGGTTTACACTCGTGCACGTGGGTTTGCTGCACATGCACAAGGCATAAACACGGACACAGGAGAGTTCGCAGCTTCGCATGTGATGGGGGAAGACGGTACGGCAGATGAGTCTCATTCGTTCTTCCTGATGAAGCATGGAATTCGCGCCAAAATATCTGGGAACACAGGCACTGGTTATTTTCCCGGCGGTATTGTCATGAGTCAATCTGACTACGCCGAACTGTTTGAGTCAATTGACGGTACTGAGATCGAGCCTGGGTATTTCGTCACTTTCGCGTCCGGGAGTGACAAAATCCGCGTGGCCACATCTACTGACGACTATATTCTCGGAATTACTAGTGCGAGGCCTGGCATACTTGGCAATAGCAGCGATTTTGAGTGGAAGCATAAATACCTTACTGACGAATGGGAGAGAGTTTTATATCGGGAAGCAGTTGTATGTGAAGGAGAAATAGGTTCACCTGGTACGACTTACGAACCTATCATTAATCCACAGTGGGACCCCACTCGAGCCTACATTCCACGCTCGCATAGACCAGAATGGGTTGCCGTCGGATTACTCGGCAAGCTTCTTGTACGTGAGGACGGGACTTGTCATCCTGGGGCATATTGCAGACCTAATAATCAGGGGATAGCCACTGCGTCCAAGGATGGATTTCGCATTTTGAAACGCACCGCGCAAAAGCAAGTATTAGTTCTGGTGAAATGA
- a CDS encoding antibiotic biosynthesis monooxygenase — MVVLTANYLCKTGMGDAVEKALREMIPLVEQEKGCLHYLINRSKDNPDAFLLFEQYEDEQALARHSETPYFKRIVLDTVIPMLEKRERTLYTPVQD; from the coding sequence GTGGTTGTACTGACAGCAAACTACTTATGTAAGACCGGGATGGGCGATGCGGTCGAGAAAGCACTGCGTGAAATGATTCCATTGGTCGAACAGGAAAAGGGTTGCCTACACTACCTGATCAATCGCTCCAAGGACAATCCGGATGCGTTTTTGCTATTTGAGCAATACGAAGATGAACAAGCGCTTGCAAGGCATTCAGAGACCCCGTACTTTAAACGCATTGTTCTGGACACGGTCATCCCAATGCTCGAAAAGCGAGAACGTACGCTATACACCCCAGTACAGGACTAA
- a CDS encoding DinB family protein has protein sequence MEFDWKDWFMHVWEENRRLTDHVAAAFSTAGALDETPVPGMRSFRKLLLEIWGIEQVYARGLATEDWKFEFPQESYNTCPVEELLAFGRKVRDETRNLWPSVTEQALTIQRPTPFPGHPEGRAIEWLTYALENEIHHRAQGYVYLRLLGLEPPEFNVRN, from the coding sequence ATGGAGTTCGATTGGAAAGATTGGTTTATGCACGTATGGGAAGAAAATCGTCGTCTAACAGATCATGTAGCTGCAGCGTTCAGTACTGCAGGAGCATTAGACGAAACACCTGTACCGGGAATGCGTTCGTTCCGCAAGTTATTGCTTGAAATTTGGGGCATCGAGCAGGTATATGCTCGTGGATTAGCAACTGAGGACTGGAAGTTTGAATTTCCTCAGGAGTCATATAACACTTGTCCAGTTGAAGAGTTGTTAGCATTTGGACGCAAGGTACGAGACGAAACTAGGAACTTATGGCCTTCGGTGACGGAGCAAGCGTTGACCATCCAGCGTCCTACCCCATTCCCTGGTCACCCAGAAGGTAGAGCAATCGAGTGGTTGACGTACGCTTTGGAGAACGAGATTCACCATAGGGCACAAGGATATGTTTATCTGCGCTTGCTGGGATTGGAGCCTCCAGAATTTAACGTTCGCAACTAA
- a CDS encoding arylamine N-acetyltransferase: protein MDELNGLFRDRIGISKDEVLTFASLDHVLEKTSRAIPFENLCVVGNRTKEITKENLANKIIKHHEGGLCYELNALFYLFLVENGFQAALVRGVTFDQVGQRWSTTGKTHVTNLITHDGQPYLVDTGFGGNLPLKPVLLNGNIVTSDNGEFRVERVDSEHGDHVLYMKLRHKDTDWKLGYMFDSTQVVHNLSELNEIQNIILEHPASPFNKRPLVTRMTERGNMILTDTSFTEWVDGQVERKEIDSQTFQQIAKGRFGISYP, encoded by the coding sequence ATGGATGAGCTTAATGGGCTATTTCGCGATCGAATTGGTATCTCGAAAGATGAAGTACTGACTTTCGCAAGTTTGGATCACGTTCTTGAAAAAACTTCGAGAGCGATCCCGTTTGAAAACTTATGTGTCGTCGGAAACAGAACTAAAGAGATTACAAAAGAGAATCTAGCGAACAAAATCATCAAACATCATGAGGGTGGGCTGTGCTACGAGCTCAATGCCCTGTTTTATCTGTTCTTAGTCGAAAATGGCTTTCAGGCGGCCTTGGTCCGTGGTGTCACATTCGACCAGGTGGGTCAGCGCTGGAGTACGACCGGAAAAACCCATGTGACGAATCTTATCACGCATGATGGACAACCCTATTTGGTGGACACTGGTTTTGGGGGGAATCTACCATTAAAGCCGGTTCTACTAAATGGGAATATCGTAACATCTGATAACGGTGAATTTCGGGTAGAGCGAGTAGACAGTGAACATGGCGATCACGTTCTCTATATGAAATTGCGACATAAGGACACAGATTGGAAGTTAGGTTATATGTTCGATTCGACACAAGTAGTTCATAACCTATCCGAATTGAACGAGATCCAGAACATCATATTGGAACATCCAGCATCTCCTTTTAATAAGCGGCCACTGGTGACCAGGATGACAGAACGAGGCAATATGATTCTGACAGATACTTCGTTCACGGAGTGGGTCGATGGACAAGTTGAAAGGAAAGAGATCGACAGCCAGACGTTTCAACAGATCGCGAAGGGGCGTTTTGGAATAAGCTACCCGTGA
- a CDS encoding GNAT family protein, with the protein MNGKPFWGNGYATEAARRIVSYGFEELKLNRIWAAAFMRNPASSNVMKKVGMKQEGILKQHVVKWDHPEDLGYYGILRDDYCRNRH; encoded by the coding sequence ATGAACGGTAAACCATTCTGGGGTAACGGGTACGCTACGGAAGCAGCTCGCCGTATCGTTTCATATGGATTCGAAGAATTAAAATTAAATAGGATTTGGGCGGCAGCATTTATGAGAAACCCTGCATCATCAAACGTGATGAAGAAAGTTGGAATGAAGCAAGAGGGCATTCTCAAACAGCATGTTGTGAAATGGGACCACCCTGAAGATTTGGGGTACTACGGAATACTAAGAGATGACTACTGTCGCAACCGGCACTGA
- a CDS encoding sulfatase, which yields MNILLIHTHDTGRFIEPYGYQVPTPNLMEFARRATLFRQVFSAAPTCSPSRTALLTGVSPHVNGMLGLAHRGFAMHDYSQHLVHFLNRHGYETVLCGVQHESTDVQALGYKKVLGYYEPGAAATAADDLSHAEEVANYLHGAVHEPFFLSYGLLNTHREFPGDRAANPNYVMPPFPLPDLPETRQDMAEFIGSAQMADECIGRVLTALRESGKDENTLVIFTTDHGIAFPMMKCNLLDTGIGVSLIMDYPNNPRRGHAVDTLVSQVDLFPTICDICGLEQPEWLEGASLVPVLAGELEEVRDELFAEVTFHASYEPMRCVRTKRYKLIRYYDDDTGYVPANIDDSKSKDVLLQNGLLTQLREREMLFDLYLDPAERVNCAHRAAYQEVYNDLAERLDRWMRATADPILNGPVLKPATALVNKRTCISPQLDDFE from the coding sequence ATGAATATCTTGCTTATCCATACGCATGACACAGGGAGATTTATCGAGCCGTACGGCTATCAGGTACCGACGCCGAACCTCATGGAATTCGCCCGGCGGGCCACCTTGTTCAGGCAGGTGTTCAGTGCTGCGCCCACCTGTTCGCCAAGCCGTACGGCTTTGCTTACAGGCGTGTCCCCGCACGTAAACGGAATGCTTGGGCTCGCACATCGCGGCTTCGCAATGCACGATTACAGCCAACACCTCGTGCACTTTCTCAACCGCCATGGTTATGAAACGGTACTGTGTGGCGTTCAACACGAATCGACGGACGTGCAGGCTCTCGGGTACAAAAAGGTCTTAGGCTACTACGAGCCAGGCGCCGCTGCAACCGCGGCAGACGACCTCAGTCACGCAGAAGAAGTTGCGAACTACCTCCACGGGGCAGTTCATGAACCATTTTTTCTGTCGTACGGACTGTTGAATACGCACAGGGAGTTTCCAGGGGATCGAGCTGCCAATCCAAACTATGTCATGCCGCCATTTCCGCTTCCAGATCTACCCGAAACTCGTCAAGACATGGCTGAGTTCATCGGCTCCGCGCAAATGGCTGACGAGTGCATCGGCCGCGTGCTTACGGCCTTGCGGGAATCCGGAAAGGATGAAAACACGCTCGTCATCTTCACGACGGATCACGGGATCGCCTTTCCGATGATGAAATGCAACTTATTGGACACAGGTATTGGCGTATCGCTTATCATGGACTATCCAAATAACCCTCGTCGAGGGCACGCAGTGGATACACTCGTCTCTCAAGTAGACCTATTTCCGACCATCTGTGACATCTGTGGGCTGGAACAACCTGAATGGCTTGAGGGCGCATCGCTCGTGCCCGTGCTCGCTGGCGAGTTAGAAGAGGTGCGCGATGAGTTGTTCGCTGAAGTGACATTTCACGCGTCTTACGAACCAATGCGCTGTGTTCGAACGAAGCGCTACAAGCTGATCCGCTATTATGACGACGACACTGGATATGTGCCTGCCAATATCGATGATTCGAAGAGCAAAGACGTGCTGCTGCAAAATGGGCTGTTAACTCAATTGCGCGAGCGTGAAATGCTGTTCGATCTCTATCTAGACCCGGCAGAGCGCGTCAACTGCGCTCATCGTGCGGCGTATCAGGAGGTTTACAACGATTTGGCAGAACGTCTGGATCGTTGGATGAGGGCGACTGCTGATCCGATTTTGAATGGACCTGTTTTGAAACCTGCAACTGCACTTGTGAATAAGCGGACCTGTATTAGCCCGCAACTGGACGACTTCGAGTAA